The DNA sequence TGATGAAATAGTTGCCGACATAATCTTCGCCGACTTCAACTTCATCGTCCTCGTCCCAACCCCACTCATCATCACCATCGCCAGGGCCAGGGCCGTAGGCTGCAGTAAAGTCAGTGTGCATGTTACCAGAGAAACTGGGATCTGCTTTAACTTCGGCTGCCCAGATCTGCTTGGTTAGAGGTTTGATATCGTCCCTATCATATAGATCTTCAACATCAAAGTATACATCGCCATCAGAACCATTGCCATTTGATAAAGGGGCTGATACTTCACCATTTGGTTCATCAGGGAAATCATATACATGCTTTGCCGGAGCGCAGAGCTCAATGGCGGTGATGACAGACAGGCTGCTGGTTGCGGAAGCAATCCAGTCATTGTCATCGTCTACTGTTAAGTAACCTGCCATCATGTAAGCGTCTGTTGATTTCATCATCGTTCCGGCACCGGCGATAACCTGCTTCATTTCAGCGCCGGTGTTGCAAAGGTGCCCGACATGTTTCTTCAGGCTGATTGTGCCATCCAGGTCATAATCAACACTGTGGGTCATGTCCTGGGCGAAAACGGGTGCAGCAAGGGCCAGGGTAAAGATAACGGCCAGTGCTACTGCTACGAGTGTCCTTTTCTTCACTTTCTTAACACTTCCTTTCTTAATTTTAGTTGTAATACACCTCGCTAATGGTAATTTTATTAATTTTATGCCTATTTGTCAAGCTAATTTTACGCAATTATTGCAATATATTAAGAATTAATTAAAGAAAACGCCTTATTAATTAAGAAGAAACCAGGGGATTAATCAATAATATAAGTTACATCATATTAAAAGGAATATACTCTCGAATTGTCAGCCTTTAATTAGATAAACCGATATATAGCTTGCTTGCAGAGTAAAGTTTCTTATGCCAACTGCAGCTCTTTAAAATGAAGCAACTTTATGCTAACATTGATAGAGCAACTTCAGAGCATCGGCTTTAACCCGGAAGGGAGATATATTAATGAAGAAACAATTGATCAAGGACTTGAAAATAGGCGATGAGGTAGAGACCCAGGCTTTGGTGGCCGAAGTGAACAGGTCGCCCTTTGCTTCGCCGCACCGGTCAGGCGAGTTCTTTTTAAAGCTCACCCTGGCTGATGTGAGCGGCAGGGTGAAGGCGGTAATGTGGGATCCCCCGGTGGGCGAAGAAGAGATCAAGAGCGATGATATAGTATTTGTGCGCGGTTCTGTGGGCGAATATCACGGGCCACAGGTAGTGGTCAGCGATATGCGTAAGCTCGACCCGACCAAGGTGAACAAGGCCTTCTTCCAGCCGGTGGCAGAAAGAGATCCCCGGGAGATGCTGGGTGAGCTGAAAGAGATAATAGAGCAGGAAGTAAAAGACCCGCAGCTAAAAGGCCTGCTGGAGAAATTCCTCGGCGATGCCGAGTTTGCCCGCAGTTTTGCCCTGGCCCCGGCGGCGAGGACGATCCACCACAATTATGTGAGCGGGCTGCTGGAGCATACCCTGGAAGTGATCGAGATCTGCCGCAACCTGGTCAGGATTTATCCCGGGCAGCTCAGGTTTGATCTTTTGATCGCCGGGGCGGTGCTGCACGATATTGGCAAGATTGAAGAGTATAAACAGGAGAGCATCAGTTTTGATTTTACCGACCGGGGTAAACTGGTGGGCCACATCAGCATCGGCAAGGAGATGCTCGATAAAAAGCTGGCCGAGATGCCCGACTTTCCCGAAGCGCTGAAGCTGGAACTGCAGCATATAATGCTCACCCACCACGGCATGCGCGAGTGGGGCTCCCCGGAAGTGCCGAAGACGATCCACGCCTTTGCCCTCTTCCACGCCGACCTGGTCAGCGCCCGGATGAACCAGTTCATCAACGTCATGCAGAAACATGTCCCCGAAAGCGGCGACTGGACCGAATGGGACCGCTTCCTGGAACGCAGCGTCTACGTCCCCCCGGAAGAATAATTTCCGGGACACATTATTTATTTATATTTTCTGATAATATTCAAACAAGATACAGAGAGATGGTGACCGTGTTGGGCAGAGCCGACAGACCGAAAGGCATATTGAAAACAGATAAAATAAATCCCAAGGTAATCCCCTTTAACCAGGATGCAAAATATTATACCGAAAAAGGGGTTTACTTCGGTCAAAAAAATAAACTGGGCAAGGCACTGCTCTACCTGCAGAAAGCAGTTGAAGCAGACCGAGACGACCCGGCCAACCACTACAACCTGGCCTGCCTGCTGAGCAGGGCCGGCAAACTGAAAGAATCGAACAAGATATTCAAGCATATAGTCCAGAATATGGATTCCGAACTGACCGAATGCTACTTTTTCATGGCTGTCAATTACGGGCTGATGGAAGAGCTTCCCGAAGCGAAGCGCTGTTTGCTCAAATACCTGCATATTTCTCCCGAAGGCGATATGGCTGAAGAGGCGGAAGACCTGCTCTTTGCCATGGAGGAAGAAGAGGAGTATGAAGAAGGGGCCCGCAGTTTAAGCCCCGAAGAAAATGAAGCCATGTTCAAGCTGATCGGGGAGACTTCAACTGTTCAGTTCAAGGAAAGGCTGCTGGAAGAAAAAGAGTTCAGCCAGGTGGTGCGCTGGGGACTTTACCAGGGCAACGATATATTAAAGGAAGCGATAATCAGGCTCTACGGGGGAGCGGACTGCGAAGCGGCCAGGATTGGGCTGGCGGAGTTCGCGGCCAATCCCTGGATCAACGAGCGTTTGAGACAGATTGCCCTGCAGGAGCTGAAGAGAACAGCGCCCCCGGGGCGATACCGTATATTCAACGAAGGGTGCTTCAAGGAAGTCAACCTGAATAACCTTCCTGCATCGGCTCCTGTCTGGGACAAGAGCTGGCAGCAGGTTATAGAGTGCACCATGGCCAACATGCGCCGGAGCGCTTTCTATACTGAAGAATTCTACGAAGATGTGGAAGCGATCTGGATCGATTACATAAATCACCGTTACCCGGAAGGCCCGCGGGTAGATAAGCCGCAGACCTGGGCGGCGGGGCTGGAGTACTGCCTGGCCCGCTTTCATTTCTTAGGTTTAACCCAGAAGGAATTGGCCGCGGCCTACGGCGTGTCGGCAGCCAGCGTGCGCCGAAAATTTAAAGAGATCAACGAAGTTCTGCAGATCGACCGCAAAGCCTACCGGAACATGCTTGCCCTGCTGAACGAAAATAATTTGGGGACACATTAGTTAATTATATTTTCCGACAATTCCTCTGTCTGGAGGTATCCGGATGTACTTCGAACTAAGTGTAAGTTCCACCCAGCGAGAACAATTTATTAATATTACCGACAAGATCAATGCCCTGCTGGCAGCCGGAGGGGTAAATGAGGGGCACTGCACGGTATTCGTTTCCCACACCACTGCAGCGGTAACCATCAACGAAGATGCAGATCCCGATGTGATGAGCGATATTTTAGGTTTCCTGCAAAAGATGGTTCCGCTCAGGGGCGGCTACCGCCACCGGGAAGGCAACAGCGATGCCCACATCAAGGCTTCCCTGCTGGGCTGTTCCCTGCACCTGATCATCAGGGAGGGAAGGCTCGACCTGGGAACCTGGCAGGGCGTCTTCCTGGCTGAATTCGACGGCCCGCGGACCCGCACGGTAAAAATTTGGGGACACATTAGTTAATTATATTTTCCGACAGTTTAATATCTAATTTAACTTCAAAGTCAGGGGAGGTTGTAAGTGATGACCGAACTGAACGAGAAGATCAGGAAAGTGGCCGAACTGCTGCTGGATAGTGATTACGCTTTAGCCCTTACCGGAGCCGGTATCTCCACCGAAAGCGGTATACCCGACTTCCGCAGTCCCGGAAGCGGACTATGGACCATGCTTGACCCCGAGATGTTTACCATCCAGGGGTTCAAAAGGAACCCCGGCGCCTTCTACAGGGCGGGCATCCCATTTTTTAAAATGCTCGAGCAGGCCGAGCCTAACGAGGCGCACCAGGTCCTTGCCGAGCTTGAAAATCGGGGTATGATCAAAGGAATCATCACGCAAAACGTGGATGCCCTGCACCAGAAGGGCGGTTCAAAAAAAGTATACGAGATCCACGGAACACTCAGCAGCGCCAGCTGCATGCACTGCGGCAGGCAGGTGCCCATCGAAGAGGTGGCGGCCGACGTGGAAGAAGGGCTGATCCCGCCCCTCTGTGTGGAATGCGGGGAAGTTCTCAAGCCTGACGTGGTGCTTTTCGGGGAACCGCTATCCCCCGATTACGGCAAAGCGATGAAGGAAGTAGAAAAGGCCGACCTTATCCTGGTGATCGGTTCAAGCATGCAGGTATCGCCGGCCAACCAGATTCCAGCCCTCTGCGATAACGTGGTGATCATCAACCGCACCCCCACTTTCCACGACAGCAAGGCCAGGGTAGTGATCAACGACAGCGTAGTTACAGCAATGAGATTGCTCCTGAAAGAACTTTGAAAGCAAATGT is a window from the Bacillota bacterium genome containing:
- a CDS encoding HD domain-containing protein, producing MKKQLIKDLKIGDEVETQALVAEVNRSPFASPHRSGEFFLKLTLADVSGRVKAVMWDPPVGEEEIKSDDIVFVRGSVGEYHGPQVVVSDMRKLDPTKVNKAFFQPVAERDPREMLGELKEIIEQEVKDPQLKGLLEKFLGDAEFARSFALAPAARTIHHNYVSGLLEHTLEVIEICRNLVRIYPGQLRFDLLIAGAVLHDIGKIEEYKQESISFDFTDRGKLVGHISIGKEMLDKKLAEMPDFPEALKLELQHIMLTHHGMREWGSPEVPKTIHAFALFHADLVSARMNQFINVMQKHVPESGDWTEWDRFLERSVYVPPEE
- a CDS encoding secondary thiamine-phosphate synthase enzyme YjbQ — translated: MYFELSVSSTQREQFINITDKINALLAAGGVNEGHCTVFVSHTTAAVTINEDADPDVMSDILGFLQKMVPLRGGYRHREGNSDAHIKASLLGCSLHLIIREGRLDLGTWQGVFLAEFDGPRTRTVKIWGHIS
- a CDS encoding NAD-dependent deacylase; the protein is MTELNEKIRKVAELLLDSDYALALTGAGISTESGIPDFRSPGSGLWTMLDPEMFTIQGFKRNPGAFYRAGIPFFKMLEQAEPNEAHQVLAELENRGMIKGIITQNVDALHQKGGSKKVYEIHGTLSSASCMHCGRQVPIEEVAADVEEGLIPPLCVECGEVLKPDVVLFGEPLSPDYGKAMKEVEKADLILVIGSSMQVSPANQIPALCDNVVIINRTPTFHDSKARVVINDSVVTAMRLLLKEL